A window of Synechococcus sp. WH 8109 genomic DNA:
GAAGGAGCGGTGGAGGAAAGAGTGAGGTCAGCTCGCCTTGGCGAGTGCCAGACCGAGGCGACGAACCTGGCCAGACAGGCTGGCGTCGATCACCTGAGATCCGAGACTCACGACGAAACCGCCGATTAGGGACGGATCCACACTGAGGTCGATGTCGACCTTGTTGGTGCCGGCCATGGCCTGCACCTTTTTGGACAGTGCCGCCTGTTGATCCTCATTGAGGCTTTGAGCAGAACGGACCTGGGCCAGCGTGATGCCCTGCTGTTCCCGATAAAGCTCGAGATAGCGAAGCATCACCGCATCAAAAGCGATGAGTCGTTGACGGTCAGCCAACACCTTCAGCAAATTGAAAACTGAAGGAGTGACATCCTCACCAACCAACGCCTTGAGGGCTTTCTTCTTGGCATCCGGCTCAAGAACCGGGGACACCATGGCGTCGCGGAAATCTTCCGAGTCGTTCCAGATCGCAAGCAATTGCTTGCATTGATCGGCAACGGTTTCAGACTCGCCGCGGGCTTCGGTGACCTGAAGCAACGCTTCGGCGTAGGGGGTAGCCAGAGAATTGAGGAGAGGCATCAGGCGTTCTCCAGATTTTTGATGGTGGAATCGATCAACTTGGCCTGAGCACTAGCGTCGAGACGAGACGGAAGTTCGGCAAGAACATTGTCGATTGCCGCCAGGGCGGCCTCACGTCGCAGGCTGTCCTTGATCCGAGCAGCATCGGCTTCGGCATCGGCATCGGCACCGGCCTTGATCGCAGCCATCACGGAGATGGTGCGCTTTTCGCCTTCAGCCCGGATGCCTGCGGCACGGGCCTGGCCATCAGCACGAATCTTCTCGGCTTTCTGCTGGGCAGCAGCCAACTCGGACTGGGCCTGGCTCAGATTTTCGGTGGCGGTCTTCAAGCGGGAGTCTGCGTCCTGTAATTCCTGAAGGATGGCGGCGCGGCGGCGTTCCAGGATTCCTCCAAGGAAACCGCGCAGGAACCAAAACAGGAGCCCGATAACGATGACCAGGTTGACCAGATTGGTCTCGAGCGGATTGAGATTAAGGGTCATCACGCTGCCAGCAAACGGTTGATGATCGTGGTGCTCAGCTGATCCACCTGACCCTTGAGCTGGGTGCGGGCGGACTCACGCTCGGCCTCGATGGCACGACGGCTTTCCTCTTTGGTGCGGTTGGCTTCAGCTTCCGCCTGGGCCAGCGCTTCGCGGTAAAGCCGATCAACTTCTTGTTCCGCCTCAACGATTACTGCCTGAGCGGCCTGGCGGGCACCTTTCAGCTGTTCAGCCAGATCAGCTTCCAGGCGTTCAACCTGGGCAAGCTTCTGCTTGGCATCAGCACGACTGGTGGAGATATAGCCCTCACGATCTTCCACGACCTTGCCGACCGGACGGAAGAAGAGGACATTGAGCAGGAAGGTGAGGAGAACCACCTGAACCGCCATCAGCGGAAGGGTGGCATCGAGGTCAAAAAGACCTCCCTCCGGAACACCTGCTTCAGCGAGCAGAAGCCAGGTCATGGAAAGGTGCGCTGGGAAGGAATCGAAACAAGAAGTTCAGAAGGGGGATCAACGACCCCCCTGGACTGATCAGCCGGCGAAGGGGTTGGCGAACAGAAGCACCAGAGCCACCACCAGGCCGTAGATGGTCAGCGATTCCATGAACGCCAGGGACAGCAGCAGGGTGCCGCGGATCTTGCCTTCGGCTTCGGGCTGACGGGCGATGCCCTCAACAGCGCCGCCAGACGCGGTGCCCTGACCGATACCAGGGCCGATGGCGGCGAGGCCGACTGCCAGGCCAGCAGCCACAACGGAAGCGGCGGAGGTGATGGAATCCATGTTGGGTGGTGTAAGGGGAAGCGCTGGGGAGCGCTGTACGGAATGGACTTGGGGATCGGTTCCCCCCGCGCAGGGACATTCCCGAAGGAACGGGCCCGGGTGCAATGCCGGACCTGCGCGCGGATGTGTTTAGCAGATCGCCGTTCTCAGGCGATAGAGGGGATCGGGTTTTAGTGGGCCTCGTGGAGGCCTTCACCGATGTAGAAGGACGCCAGGGTCGCGAAGATCAGAGCCTGAATGGCACTGGTGAACAGACCCAGAAGCATCACAGGAAGGGGCACGATCAGCGGAACCAGGTACACCAGCACCCCCACAGCCAATTCGTCGGCAAGGATGTTTCCGAACAGACGG
This region includes:
- the atpH gene encoding ATP synthase F1 subunit delta gives rise to the protein MPLLNSLATPYAEALLQVTEARGESETVADQCKQLLAIWNDSEDFRDAMVSPVLEPDAKKKALKALVGEDVTPSVFNLLKVLADRQRLIAFDAVMLRYLELYREQQGITLAQVRSAQSLNEDQQAALSKKVQAMAGTNKVDIDLSVDPSLIGGFVVSLGSQVIDASLSGQVRRLGLALAKAS
- the atpE gene encoding ATP synthase F0 subunit C, which codes for MDSITSAASVVAAGLAVGLAAIGPGIGQGTASGGAVEGIARQPEAEGKIRGTLLLSLAFMESLTIYGLVVALVLLFANPFAG
- a CDS encoding F0F1 ATP synthase subunit B', whose amino-acid sequence is MTWLLLAEAGVPEGGLFDLDATLPLMAVQVVLLTFLLNVLFFRPVGKVVEDREGYISTSRADAKQKLAQVERLEADLAEQLKGARQAAQAVIVEAEQEVDRLYREALAQAEAEANRTKEESRRAIEAERESARTQLKGQVDQLSTTIINRLLAA
- a CDS encoding F0F1 ATP synthase subunit B, with protein sequence MTLNLNPLETNLVNLVIVIGLLFWFLRGFLGGILERRRAAILQELQDADSRLKTATENLSQAQSELAAAQQKAEKIRADGQARAAGIRAEGEKRTISVMAAIKAGADADAEADAARIKDSLRREAALAAIDNVLAELPSRLDASAQAKLIDSTIKNLENA